A single region of the Populus nigra chromosome 2, ddPopNigr1.1, whole genome shotgun sequence genome encodes:
- the LOC133681946 gene encoding dof zinc finger protein DOF1.6-like: MPSEISQGHPTEAQNTMGATHQPPRTTEPLPCPRCNSTTTKFCYYNNYNLSQPRHFCKSCRRYWTQGGTLRDVPVGGGTRKNSKRSRSTSNNSSSISTSSSNSTSSNSATLTAFTTTHEPESMPVVLSSTTDSGLAAVKTEVPAGLNLNDGLPSEDGNFISLMNSNDQHGFTGLGGYGYASGFGFGPSEMGIGFGGRGSWSCPVMENVLVNGGTSGCHPWQLDCDHVEGGGLQAGFTADTENYFGSWPDLVMSAPAGKGLN; this comes from the coding sequence ATGCCATCAGAAATAAGCCAGGGACACCCAACAGAAGCCCAAAACACCATGGGGGCTACACACCAACCACCAAGAACGACTGAGCCACTGCCTTGTCCAAGGTGTAACTCCACCACCACGAAGTTTTGCTATTACAATAACTATAACCTCTCTCAACCTCGCCATTTCTGCAAGTCATGCCGCCGTTACTGGACACAAGGTGGAACTCTCCGTGATGTCCCTGTTGGTGGCGGTACACGCAAGAATTCCAAGCGCTCTCGCTcaacttcaaataattcttcatcAATATCTACCTCATCTTCTAATTCTACTTCCTCGAATTCTGCAACTTTGACTGCTTTCACCACCACTCATGAACCCGAATCCATGCCAGTGGTTTTATCCTCGACTACGGACTCTGGTTTAGCAGCTGTGAAAACTGAGGTACCGGCCGGGTTAAATCTGAATGACGGATTACCTTCTGAAGATGGAAACTTCATTTCGCTCATGAACTCTAACGATCAGCATGGGTTTACTGGTCTTGGCGGGTATGGATACGCGTCAGGTTTTGGATTCGGGCCTAGTGAAATGGGTATTGGATTTGGTGGAAGAGGATCTTGGTCCTGTCCTGTAATGGAAAATGTTCTTGTTAATGGTGGTACTTCTGGATGTCATCCATGGCAGCTTGATTGTGATCATGTTGAAGGAGGGGGGCTTCAAGCTGGATTTACAGCAGATACTGAAAATTACTTTGGTTCGTGGCCTGATCTTGTTATGTCTGCTCCAGCAGGAAAAGGTTTGAACTGA